One region of Mycobacterium riyadhense genomic DNA includes:
- a CDS encoding AurF N-oxygenase family protein yields MAAGKARTRMVRRWRRNMEVLDDAEYVETLATLSEGSVRRNFNPYTDIDWESPEFAVTDNDPRWILPATDPLGRHPWYQAQTQERQIEIGRWRQANVAKVGLHFESILIRGLMNYTFWMPNGSPEYRYCLHECVEECNHTMMFQEMINRIGADVPGMPRRLRWISPLIPLVAGPLPVAFFIGVLAGEEPIDHTQKQVLREGKSLHPIMERVMAIHVAEEARHISFAHEYLRKRLPNLTRTQRFWISLYFPLTMRSLCNAILIPPKAFWEEFDIPREVKKELFFRSPESRKWLRDMFADVRMLAYDTGLMQGRLARLMWRICKIDGKPSRYRSEPQRQRLAAAPAA; encoded by the coding sequence ATGGCTGCTGGGAAGGCCAGGACGCGCATGGTTCGGCGTTGGCGCCGCAACATGGAGGTGCTTGACGACGCCGAGTACGTGGAAACGCTCGCCACACTGTCCGAGGGGTCTGTGCGGCGAAACTTCAACCCGTACACCGATATCGATTGGGAGTCACCGGAGTTCGCTGTCACCGACAATGATCCCCGGTGGATCCTCCCGGCGACCGACCCGTTGGGCCGCCATCCCTGGTACCAAGCGCAGACGCAGGAACGCCAGATCGAGATCGGAAGGTGGCGCCAGGCCAACGTGGCCAAGGTGGGGCTGCACTTCGAATCCATCCTGATCCGTGGCCTGATGAACTACACGTTCTGGATGCCCAACGGCTCCCCGGAGTATCGGTACTGCCTGCACGAATGCGTCGAAGAGTGCAACCACACCATGATGTTCCAGGAGATGATCAACCGGATCGGCGCAGATGTTCCCGGGATGCCACGGCGGCTGCGCTGGATCTCACCGTTGATCCCGCTGGTGGCCGGGCCATTGCCGGTAGCGTTCTTCATTGGCGTACTCGCCGGCGAGGAGCCCATTGACCACACCCAGAAGCAGGTTCTCCGCGAAGGCAAGTCGCTGCATCCGATCATGGAGCGGGTGATGGCCATCCATGTGGCCGAAGAAGCGCGACACATTTCGTTCGCTCACGAGTACCTACGCAAGCGGTTACCGAATCTGACTCGGACGCAGCGGTTCTGGATCTCGCTGTACTTTCCGCTGACCATGCGGAGTTTGTGCAATGCCATCTTGATTCCGCCCAAGGCATTCTGGGAAGAATTCGACATCCCGCGTGAGGTCAAGAAGGAACTGTTCTTCCGGTCGCCGGAATCGCGAAAGTGGTTGCGCGACATGTTCGCCGACGTCCGCATGCTCGCCTACGACACCGGCTTGATGCAGGGCCGACTTGCCCGGCTGATGTGGCGGATCTGCAAGATCGACGGTAAGCCGTCACGTTACCGCAGCGAGCCGCAACGTCAGCGCTTGGCGGCCGCGCCAGCAGCGTAA
- the serC gene encoding phosphoserine transaminase, which produces MADQLEIPAHLKPRDGRFGCGPSKVRPEQLQALATTSAALFGTSHRQAPVKNLVGRVRSGVAELFSVPDGYEVILGNGGATAFWDAAAFGLIDKRSLHLTYGEFSSKFASAVAKNPFIGDPIIVKSDPGSAPKPQSDPSVDVIAWAHNETSTGVSVPVHRPADSGGALVLIDATSGAGGLPVDIAEVDAYYFAPQKNFASDGGLWLAVMSPAALARVEAIAASGRWVPDFLSLPIAIENSLKDQTYNTPAIGTLILLAEQVDWLLSNGGLDWAVKRTADSSQRLYAWAHERPYTTPFVADPGLRSQVVGTIDFVDEVDAAAVAKTLRANGIVDTEPYRKLGRNQLRIAMFPAVDPDDVSALTACVDWVVERL; this is translated from the coding sequence ATGGCTGACCAGCTCGAGATTCCCGCTCACCTCAAACCGCGCGACGGCCGCTTCGGATGCGGACCATCGAAGGTCCGTCCAGAGCAACTGCAGGCCCTGGCCACCACCTCGGCGGCCTTGTTCGGCACGTCGCACCGCCAGGCGCCGGTCAAGAATCTGGTAGGCCGGGTCCGCAGCGGGGTGGCCGAGCTTTTTTCGGTGCCCGACGGCTACGAGGTCATCCTGGGCAACGGTGGCGCGACAGCGTTCTGGGATGCCGCGGCATTCGGGCTGATCGACAAGCGCTCGCTGCACCTGACCTACGGCGAGTTCAGCTCGAAATTCGCCTCGGCCGTCGCCAAGAACCCGTTCATCGGCGACCCGATCATCGTCAAGTCGGATCCGGGTAGCGCCCCGAAGCCGCAGAGCGACCCGTCCGTCGACGTGATCGCCTGGGCACACAACGAGACGTCGACCGGTGTCTCGGTGCCGGTGCACCGGCCGGCCGACTCGGGGGGCGCGCTGGTCCTCATCGACGCCACCTCCGGGGCCGGTGGTTTGCCAGTCGACATCGCCGAGGTCGACGCCTACTACTTCGCGCCGCAGAAGAACTTCGCCAGCGATGGCGGCCTCTGGCTGGCCGTCATGAGCCCGGCGGCGCTGGCCCGGGTGGAGGCCATCGCCGCGTCCGGTCGCTGGGTTCCCGACTTCCTATCGCTGCCGATAGCGATCGAGAACAGCCTGAAGGACCAGACGTACAACACACCGGCGATCGGCACCCTGATATTGCTGGCCGAGCAAGTCGACTGGCTGTTGAGCAACGGCGGGCTGGACTGGGCGGTCAAGCGCACGGCGGACTCGTCGCAGCGGTTGTATGCGTGGGCACACGAGCGCCCGTACACCACGCCGTTCGTCGCCGACCCCGGGCTGCGCTCGCAAGTGGTCGGCACCATCGACTTCGTCGACGAGGTGGACGCTGCGGCCGTGGCCAAGACTTTGCGCGCTAACGGCATAGTCGACACCGAGCCGTATCGCAAACTCGGCCGCAACCAGCTACGGATCGCGATGTTTCCCGCCGTGGATCCCGACGACGTCAGCGCGCTCACCGCATGCGTCGACTGGGTGGTCGAGCGGCTCTAA
- the sepH gene encoding septation protein SepH, with amino-acid sequence MRELKAVGLDADGKYIICEGANPAERFRLPADDRLRAALRGEAPPPEQPPLDMQVTNMLSPKEIQARIRAGASVEQVAAASGSAIARIQRFAHPVLLERSRAAELATAAHPVLADGPSVLTLLETVTTALVKRGLNPDNLGWDAWRNEDGRWTVQLAWKAGRSDNVAHFRFTPGAHGGTATAIDDAASELIDPDFKTPLRPLAPVAHLAFDAVQEPARPAPPPPPAEPPVSSRRGKPAIPAWEDVLLGVRSGGQR; translated from the coding sequence ATGCGGGAACTCAAAGCAGTTGGGCTCGACGCCGACGGCAAATACATCATCTGCGAAGGTGCCAACCCAGCCGAGAGGTTCAGGCTCCCGGCCGATGATCGGCTACGGGCCGCCTTGCGTGGCGAGGCACCGCCGCCAGAACAACCGCCGCTCGACATGCAAGTGACTAACATGTTGAGCCCCAAGGAAATTCAGGCACGAATCCGCGCCGGCGCGTCCGTCGAGCAGGTCGCCGCCGCCTCGGGTTCGGCCATCGCGCGCATCCAGCGGTTCGCCCACCCGGTGTTGCTGGAACGCTCGCGCGCGGCCGAGTTGGCGACGGCGGCCCACCCGGTTTTGGCCGACGGCCCGTCCGTGCTGACGCTGCTAGAGACGGTCACTACAGCATTGGTAAAGCGTGGCCTTAACCCCGACAACCTCGGCTGGGATGCCTGGCGCAACGAAGACGGGCGCTGGACGGTGCAGCTGGCCTGGAAGGCCGGCCGTTCCGACAACGTCGCACATTTCCGCTTCACGCCGGGCGCGCACGGCGGCACCGCCACCGCGATCGACGACGCGGCCAGTGAGCTGATCGACCCAGACTTCAAAACACCGCTGCGGCCGCTGGCGCCGGTGGCCCACCTCGCCTTCGATGCCGTGCAGGAACCCGCGAGGCCGGCACCACCCCCGCCGCCGGCCGAACCGCCGGTCAGCAGCCGACGGGGCAAGCCGGCCATTCCCGCCTGGGAGGATGTGCTGCTCGGGGTTCGCTCAGGCGGCCAGCGCTAG
- a CDS encoding DUF2537 domain-containing protein has translation MSDESVPWATGLTVAGFVAAVTGTAVVVLSLGLVRVHPLLAVGLNVVAAGGLAPTLWGWRRTPVLRWFVLGSGVGVAAGWLILLALAA, from the coding sequence GTGAGCGACGAGTCCGTGCCCTGGGCAACGGGTTTGACGGTTGCCGGGTTCGTGGCCGCCGTTACCGGAACCGCGGTTGTGGTGTTGAGTCTCGGGCTGGTCCGAGTGCATCCGCTGTTGGCGGTGGGGCTCAACGTGGTGGCGGCCGGAGGATTGGCGCCGACCCTGTGGGGCTGGCGGCGCACCCCCGTGCTGCGCTGGTTTGTGCTGGGTAGCGGCGTAGGTGTGGCGGCCGGGTGGCTGATACTGCTAGCGCTGGCCGCCTGA
- a CDS encoding TrmH family RNA methyltransferase — MSAVEDVSDPDDPRLDNFRDLNSVDRRPDLPTGKALVIAEGVLVVQRMLASRFTPLAFLGTDRRLSELKNDLAGVTSPYYRASADVMAQVIGFHLNRGVLAAARRVPEPSVAQVVDGARTVAVLEGVNDHENLGSIFRNAAGLGVDAVVFGSGCADPLYRRAVRVSMGHALLVPYARTTDWPADLVMLKDSGFRLLAMTPQGDACALAEVMDAIRDERIALLVGAEGPGLTTAALRISDMRVRIPMSRGTDSLNVATAAALAFYERNRLAS, encoded by the coding sequence GTGAGTGCCGTTGAGGATGTCAGCGATCCCGACGATCCGCGGCTGGACAATTTTCGCGACCTGAACAGCGTCGACCGTCGTCCCGACCTCCCGACCGGAAAGGCCTTGGTGATCGCCGAGGGCGTGCTTGTCGTACAGCGCATGCTGGCCTCTCGATTCACCCCGCTGGCCTTCCTGGGTACCGACCGCAGGCTCAGCGAGCTCAAGAACGACCTGGCCGGCGTCACCAGCCCCTACTATCGGGCGTCCGCAGACGTCATGGCGCAGGTGATCGGGTTTCATCTCAACCGCGGCGTGCTGGCCGCCGCACGTCGGGTGCCAGAGCCCAGCGTCGCTCAGGTGGTCGACGGCGCCCGCACCGTCGCGGTGCTCGAAGGAGTAAACGACCATGAGAACCTGGGCTCGATCTTCCGCAACGCGGCGGGCCTGGGTGTCGACGCGGTGGTGTTCGGGAGCGGCTGTGCGGATCCCCTCTACCGCCGCGCGGTCCGGGTCTCCATGGGTCACGCCCTGCTGGTCCCGTATGCACGGACCACAGACTGGCCCGCCGACCTTGTGATGCTGAAAGACAGTGGCTTCCGGCTGTTGGCGATGACTCCACAAGGTGACGCCTGCGCGCTGGCCGAGGTGATGGACGCGATACGCGACGAGCGGATTGCGTTGCTGGTGGGCGCCGAGGGCCCCGGGCTGACGACGGCTGCACTGCGGATCAGCGACATGCGGGTGCGGATCCCGATGTCGCGAGGTACCGACTCCCTCAACGTCGCGACTGCGGCGGCGCTGGCGTTCTACGAGCGGAATAGGCTTGCGTCGTGA
- a CDS encoding MarR family transcriptional regulator has protein sequence MPDSDARLASDLSLAVMRLARQLRFRNPSSPVSLSQLSALTTLANEGAMTPGALAIRERVRPPSMTRVIASLADMGFVDRAPHPVDGRQVLVSVSESGAELVRAARRARQEWLAERLATLDSGQRDVLRNAADLISALVDESP, from the coding sequence GTGCCTGACAGCGACGCGCGGCTGGCCAGCGATTTGTCGCTGGCGGTTATGCGGTTGGCCCGGCAACTGCGGTTTCGGAATCCGTCATCGCCGGTGTCGCTGTCGCAGCTGTCGGCGCTGACGACGTTGGCCAACGAGGGTGCGATGACGCCCGGCGCGTTGGCAATCCGGGAACGGGTCCGTCCGCCATCGATGACCCGGGTGATCGCCTCCCTGGCCGACATGGGTTTCGTAGACCGCGCGCCGCACCCTGTCGACGGTCGGCAGGTGCTGGTCTCGGTGTCCGAATCCGGCGCCGAGTTGGTCAGGGCGGCCCGGCGCGCGCGCCAGGAATGGTTGGCCGAGCGGTTGGCCACGCTGGACAGCGGACAACGCGACGTCCTGCGCAACGCTGCCGACCTGATCTCGGCCTTGGTCGACGAAAGCCCGTGA
- a CDS encoding DUF2530 domain-containing protein: MSAEPDQSPAPPLPAVLLEVWPVIVVGALGWLAATAAAFLVPSLENWRPVTVAGLGTGLLGTGIFVWQLAAARRGARGAQDGLETYLDPK, from the coding sequence ATGAGCGCCGAACCCGACCAAAGCCCCGCGCCACCGCTGCCGGCCGTCCTGCTCGAGGTGTGGCCGGTCATCGTGGTTGGGGCTTTGGGTTGGCTGGCTGCCACGGCCGCCGCGTTCTTGGTACCCAGCCTGGAGAATTGGCGTCCGGTGACGGTCGCCGGGCTCGGAACGGGGCTGCTCGGCACGGGCATCTTTGTGTGGCAACTCGCCGCTGCCCGCCGTGGTGCACGTGGCGCGCAAGACGGACTCGAAACCTATCTGGACCCGAAATAA
- a CDS encoding DUF3027 domain-containing protein: MTGPNEESAVTTVAEWPEGLAAVLTGAVEAARAAVAEFSGPEAVGDYLGVSYEDPNTATHRFLAHLPGYQGWQWAVVVATYSGSDHATISEVVLIPGPTALLAPEWVPWEKRIQPGDLSPGDLLAPAKDDPRLVPGYTSSGDAQVDETAAEVGLGRRWVMSAWGRAQAAERWHDGDYGPDSPMARSTKRVCRDCGFFLPLAGSLGAMFGVCGNELSADGHVVDKYYGCGAHSDTPAPAGIGSPTYEPYDDGVLDVMAKPVPETPA, translated from the coding sequence GTGACCGGACCCAATGAGGAATCCGCCGTGACGACCGTAGCCGAGTGGCCCGAAGGGTTGGCGGCGGTGCTCACGGGTGCGGTCGAGGCGGCCAGGGCGGCTGTCGCGGAGTTCAGTGGCCCGGAGGCGGTCGGCGACTACTTGGGCGTCAGCTATGAGGACCCGAACACCGCGACCCACAGGTTTCTGGCGCATCTACCGGGCTACCAGGGATGGCAGTGGGCCGTCGTTGTCGCCACCTATTCCGGCTCTGACCACGCCACGATCAGCGAGGTGGTGCTGATTCCCGGCCCGACGGCCCTGCTGGCGCCCGAATGGGTGCCGTGGGAGAAGCGGATTCAGCCGGGTGACTTGAGCCCAGGGGACTTGCTAGCGCCGGCAAAGGACGACCCGCGGCTAGTTCCGGGCTACACCAGCAGTGGTGACGCGCAGGTTGACGAGACCGCTGCCGAAGTAGGGCTGGGCCGGCGCTGGGTGATGAGTGCCTGGGGTCGCGCTCAGGCAGCCGAGCGTTGGCACGACGGCGACTATGGTCCCGACTCACCGATGGCGCGGTCCACCAAGCGAGTGTGCCGCGACTGCGGTTTCTTTCTGCCGCTGGCCGGATCGCTGGGCGCGATGTTCGGGGTGTGCGGCAACGAACTGTCGGCCGACGGCCATGTCGTCGACAAGTACTACGGCTGTGGTGCGCACTCCGACACTCCTGCCCCGGCGGGCATCGGCTCGCCCACGTATGAGCCGTACGACGACGGCGTGCTCGACGTCATGGCGAAGCCGGTTCCAGAGACTCCCGCCTAG
- a CDS encoding MFS transporter — protein sequence MAPPPGRRTRSGSLNEHPGMANYPANDSDFRRARRPPPMPSANRYLPPLGQQPEPERGGAPPPPPRGVNNGERITVTRAAAMRSREMGSRMYWMVQRAATADGADKSGLTALTWPVMANFAVDSAMAVALANTLFFAAASGESKSKVALYLLITIAPFAVIAPLIGPALDKLQHGRRVALALSFALRTALALVLIINYDGATGSFPSWVLYPCALAMMVFSKSFSVLRSAVTPRVMPPTIDLVRVNSRLTVFGLLGGTIAGGAVAAGVEFACTHLLQLPGALFVVVAITIVGALLSMRIPRWVEVTTGEVPATLSYHRDSDPLRRRWPEELKEVKKVGGRLRQPLGRNIITSLWGNCTIKVMVGFLFLYPAFVAKAHDADGWVQLAMLGIIGAAAAIGNFAGNFTSARLKLGRPAVLVVRCTVVVTVLALAAAVAGNLLVAAIATLITSGSSAIAKASLDASLQHDLPEESRASGFGRSESTLQLAWVLGGALGVLVYTELWVGFTAVSALLILGLAQTIVSFRGHSLIPGLGGNRPVMVEQEGRRLGASAAGAMPQ from the coding sequence ATGGCCCCACCCCCGGGCCGCCGGACCCGAAGCGGATCGCTCAATGAGCACCCCGGAATGGCCAATTACCCGGCCAACGACTCCGACTTTCGCCGCGCGCGCCGGCCCCCACCGATGCCCAGCGCCAACCGCTACCTGCCGCCGCTGGGCCAGCAGCCGGAACCCGAACGGGGCGGCGCACCCCCACCGCCGCCGCGTGGTGTCAACAACGGGGAACGGATCACCGTCACCCGGGCCGCGGCGATGCGCAGCCGCGAAATGGGTTCCCGCATGTACTGGATGGTTCAGCGCGCCGCCACCGCCGACGGCGCCGACAAGTCCGGACTGACCGCGCTGACGTGGCCGGTGATGGCGAATTTCGCGGTCGACTCCGCAATGGCCGTCGCGCTGGCCAACACGCTGTTCTTCGCGGCGGCCAGTGGGGAGAGCAAGTCCAAGGTCGCTCTCTACCTGCTGATCACCATCGCACCGTTCGCCGTGATCGCGCCGCTTATCGGTCCGGCGCTGGACAAGCTGCAGCACGGCCGGCGGGTCGCGCTGGCACTGTCGTTCGCGCTTCGCACCGCGTTGGCATTGGTGTTGATTATCAACTACGACGGCGCTACCGGCAGCTTCCCGTCGTGGGTGCTCTATCCATGTGCGTTGGCGATGATGGTGTTCTCGAAGTCATTCAGCGTGTTGCGCAGCGCCGTGACGCCGAGGGTGATGCCGCCAACGATCGACTTGGTCCGGGTCAACTCCCGGCTCACCGTGTTTGGTCTGCTCGGCGGCACCATCGCCGGAGGTGCCGTTGCGGCTGGTGTCGAGTTTGCCTGCACACACTTGTTGCAGCTCCCGGGCGCGCTGTTCGTCGTCGTCGCGATCACGATCGTGGGCGCCTTGCTGTCGATGCGTATTCCGCGCTGGGTTGAAGTGACAACCGGTGAGGTTCCGGCCACGTTGAGCTACCACCGGGATAGCGACCCGCTGCGGCGACGGTGGCCGGAGGAACTCAAGGAAGTCAAAAAGGTCGGCGGCAGGCTACGGCAACCGTTGGGCCGCAACATTATTACCTCATTGTGGGGTAACTGCACGATCAAGGTGATGGTTGGCTTTCTGTTCCTCTATCCGGCCTTTGTCGCCAAGGCGCACGACGCCGACGGATGGGTTCAGCTCGCCATGCTGGGGATCATCGGCGCCGCTGCCGCAATCGGAAACTTCGCCGGCAACTTCACCAGCGCACGCCTCAAACTGGGCAGGCCGGCGGTATTGGTGGTGCGCTGCACAGTGGTGGTAACCGTGTTGGCGTTGGCGGCCGCTGTGGCCGGCAACCTGCTGGTTGCCGCGATTGCCACTCTGATTACCTCGGGGTCCAGCGCAATTGCGAAGGCATCGTTGGACGCCTCGTTACAACACGATCTGCCTGAGGAATCGCGGGCATCAGGGTTCGGGCGTTCGGAGTCGACCTTGCAGCTGGCGTGGGTGCTCGGGGGCGCGCTCGGGGTGTTGGTGTACACGGAGTTGTGGGTCGGTTTCACTGCGGTCAGCGCGCTGCTGATCTTGGGCCTAGCGCAAACGATCGTCAGCTTCCGGGGTCACTCATTGATCCCCGGCCTCGGAGGCAATCGCCCCGTGATGGTCGAACAGGAGGGCCGGCGCCTTGGCGCTTCAGCAGCGGGAGCGATGCCTCAGTGA
- a CDS encoding DUF2771 domain-containing protein, translated as MKRGVAVLIAVVVVLLSIGAGVGTWLLVREPGPQRPEISAYLHGHLTRVGPYLYCNVLNLDDCQTPQAQGELPFSERYPVQLSVPETISRAPWRLLKVYEDPTNTTTTLFRPNSRLAVTIPTVDPQRGRLTGIVVQLLTLVVDSAGELRDVPHAEWSVRLIF; from the coding sequence GTGAAACGCGGTGTGGCCGTGCTGATCGCGGTCGTGGTAGTACTGCTGTCGATCGGAGCGGGGGTCGGCACATGGCTATTGGTTCGTGAGCCCGGTCCGCAACGACCGGAAATCAGTGCGTATTTGCATGGACACCTGACCCGGGTCGGGCCGTACCTCTACTGCAACGTGCTCAACCTCGATGACTGTCAGACACCCCAAGCACAGGGCGAACTTCCGTTTAGCGAACGTTACCCGGTCCAACTTTCGGTACCGGAGACGATTTCGCGGGCGCCCTGGCGGCTGCTGAAGGTGTACGAAGACCCCACCAACACAACGACCACGCTATTTCGGCCCAACAGCCGCCTGGCGGTGACCATCCCAACCGTCGACCCGCAGCGCGGCCGACTGACCGGGATAGTCGTGCAGTTGCTGACGTTGGTAGTCGACTCCGCGGGTGAACTACGTGACGTGCCGCACGCGGAATGGTCAGTGCGCCTTATCTTTTAA
- a CDS encoding DUF559 domain-containing protein, with translation METLNWPFRGTDALAAGVVTPHRLRTDFDMVHRNVYIPRGQKLTAVTRAVAAWLWSGRTATVAGLSAAALHRTAWIDDWLPAELNRRSRDKTPGIILHSDALGDDEVCVRDGIRVTTPARTAFDLGRRKGLTTAVIRLDALTRATEVKVADVELLADRHRGARGLVQLRQALPLVDGGAESPYETRTRLVLIGAGLPRPQTQIEVLNDWGGVLARIDMGWAEWRVGVEFDGAQHWTDAARRTRDIDRLAELEARGWIIIRVSADMLRNRHDVVVTRVRRALLAAGCPH, from the coding sequence ATGGAGACCCTTAACTGGCCATTCCGAGGCACCGACGCGCTAGCAGCGGGAGTCGTCACGCCGCATCGATTGCGGACCGACTTCGACATGGTTCATCGCAATGTGTACATCCCCCGCGGACAAAAGCTCACCGCTGTAACCCGGGCGGTTGCCGCATGGCTGTGGTCGGGGCGAACCGCGACCGTGGCGGGCCTGTCAGCCGCAGCACTTCACCGCACGGCATGGATCGACGACTGGCTGCCGGCCGAACTCAACCGACGAAGTCGCGACAAGACACCCGGCATCATCTTGCACAGCGACGCCCTCGGCGATGACGAAGTCTGCGTGCGCGACGGGATTCGGGTTACCACGCCGGCCCGCACGGCATTCGACCTTGGACGACGAAAGGGATTGACTACAGCGGTGATTCGATTGGACGCCCTGACCCGAGCCACGGAGGTGAAGGTTGCCGACGTCGAACTATTGGCTGACCGCCATCGGGGTGCTCGTGGGTTGGTGCAGTTACGGCAGGCACTGCCACTAGTCGACGGAGGCGCCGAATCACCCTATGAGACGCGAACCCGTCTGGTACTCATCGGCGCCGGCTTGCCACGGCCCCAGACCCAGATCGAGGTGCTCAACGACTGGGGTGGGGTATTGGCCAGGATCGACATGGGTTGGGCGGAATGGAGGGTCGGCGTTGAGTTCGACGGCGCGCAACACTGGACCGATGCCGCACGGCGAACCCGCGACATCGATCGATTGGCCGAACTCGAGGCCCGCGGCTGGATCATCATCCGGGTCAGCGCCGACATGCTCCGGAATCGGCACGACGTCGTCGTCACACGTGTTCGTCGCGCCCTGCTGGCCGCGGGTTGCCCCCACTGA